A single Ziziphus jujuba cultivar Dongzao chromosome 11, ASM3175591v1 DNA region contains:
- the LOC107431641 gene encoding DNA-(apurinic or apyrimidinic site) endonuclease, chloroplastic isoform X2, with the protein MNQIQSFQLGFKAFTKVVAPGSFRIAALVSLRVSKSAMGSRRPISSSSRPILAISEDKKKDKPLKGLMATNPNLEKPVIKEHRAESSSDEFESFKDDPSSIEKMTVQELRTTLRRVGVPAKGSKRDLVSALKVYAAKKINGEHCQMTEDKILSISAESLSEDREDENLYDEDGVKNVSAFSEVHGIQRSKRRLKQSGVEYKVVTTRQKLSAKTDEVSGGKLSRTKRKVSSESATVGVKTDEEVNTPTMESEPWTVLAHKKPQKGWIPYNPKTMRPPPLNGDTKSVKLMSWNVNGLRALLKLEGFSALELAQREDFDVLCLQETKLQKKDIEGIKRSLIDGYENSFWTCSVSKLGYSGTAIISRIKPLSVRYGLGIADHDSEGRLVTAEFDSFYLISGYVPNSGDGLKRLSYRVTEWDTSLSNYMKELEKSKPVVLTGDLNCAHEEIDIFNPAGNKRSAGFTDEERQSFGTNFLSKGFVDTFRRQHPGVVGYTYWGYRHNGRKTNKGWRLDYFLVSESIADKVHDSYILPDVTGSDHCPIGLVLEL; encoded by the exons GGTGAGCAAGAGCGCCATGGGTTCTAGACGACCCATTTCCAGTTCTTCGAGACCCATTTTGGCAATCTCCGAGgacaagaaaaaagataaacctTTGAAAGGATTGATGGCGACGAACCCAAATCTCGAGAAGCCTGTTATTAAG GAACATAGAGCGGAGAGCAGTTCAGATGAGTTTGAGAGTTTTAAGGATGACCCGTCAAGCATTGAGAAAATGACAGTTCAGGAACTGAGAACTACATtgag GAGGGTTGGGGTTCCTGCCAAAGGTAGTAAACGTGACCTTGTATCGGCCTTGAAGGTGTATGCGGCCAAGAAGATAAATG GTGAGCATTGTCAAATGACAGAAGATAAAATCTTGTCCATTTCTGCTGAAAGCCTTTCAGAGGATAGGGAAgatgaaaatttatatgatgaagatggagTTAAAAATGTCAGCGCTTTTTCAGAGGTTCATGGAATTCAACGGAGTAAGAGAAGGTTGAAACAATCCGGAGTTGAATATAAGGTTGTAACAACTAGACAGAAGTTGTCAGCTAAAACTGATGAGGTTTCAG GCGGGAAGCTCTCAAGGACAAAGAGGAAAGTATCTTCCGAGAGTGCTACTGTTGGTGTTAAGACTGATGAGGAAGTTAATACACCCACAATGGAATCTGAACCATGGACAGTTCTTGCCCACAAGAAGCCTCAGAAAGGTTGGATTCCTTATAATCCTAAAACCATGAGGCCTCCACCTCTTAATGGTGATACAAAGTCTGTGAAGCTAATGTCTTGGAATGTCAATGGATTGAGAGCGTTGTTGAAGTTAGAGGGATTCTCTGCACTGGAACTTGCTCAAAGGGAGGATTTTGATGTATTATGCTTGCAGGAGACCAAACTGCAG aaaaaggatattgaaggAATTAAGCGGAGTCTGATAGATGGCTATGAAAATAGTTTCTGGACGTGTAGTGTTTCCAAGCTTGGTTATTCTGGAACTGCAATTATTTCACGG ATAAAGCCACTTTCAGTCAGATATGGCCTCGGCATAGCAGATCATGATAGTGAGGGGCGGCTAGTGACAGCTGAATTTGATTCATTTTATCTGATTAGTGGATATGTTCCTAATTCTGGAGATGGTCTGAAGAGACTG TCATACAGGGTCACAGAATGGGATACATCCCTCAGCAATTACATGAAA GAACTCGAAAAGTCAAAGCCTGTTGTTTTAACTGGTGATCTGAATTGTGCTCATGAAGAGATAGACATATTTAACCCTGCT GGAAACAAAAGAAGTGCTGGTTTTACAGATGAAGAAAGGCAATCATTTGGGACAAACTTCTTGTCTAAGGGATTTGTGGATACCTTTAGGAGACAACATCCTGGTGTTGTAGGATATACTTACTGGGGTTATAGACACAACGGacgcaaaactaacaaag GGTGGCGGCTCGATTACTTCCTTGTATCAGAATCCATTGCGGACAAGGTTCACGACTCCTACATTCTCCCTGATGTTACCGGTAGTGATCATTGCCCTATTGGCCTTGTACTCGAGCTGTAG
- the LOC107431641 gene encoding DNA-(apurinic or apyrimidinic site) endonuclease, chloroplastic isoform X4, with product MNQIQSFQLVVAPGSFRIAALVSLRVSKSAMGSRRPISSSSRPILAISEDKKKDKPLKGLMATNPNLEKPVIKEHRAESSSDEFESFKDDPSSIEKMTVQELRTTLRRVGVPAKGSKRDLVSALKVYAAKKINGEHCQMTEDKILSISAESLSEDREDENLYDEDGVKNVSAFSEVHGIQRSKRRLKQSGVEYKVVTTRQKLSAKTDEVSGGKLSRTKRKVSSESATVGVKTDEEVNTPTMESEPWTVLAHKKPQKGWIPYNPKTMRPPPLNGDTKSVKLMSWNVNGLRALLKLEGFSALELAQREDFDVLCLQETKLQKKDIEGIKRSLIDGYENSFWTCSVSKLGYSGTAIISRIKPLSVRYGLGIADHDSEGRLVTAEFDSFYLISGYVPNSGDGLKRLSYRVTEWDTSLSNYMKELEKSKPVVLTGDLNCAHEEIDIFNPAGNKRSAGFTDEERQSFGTNFLSKGFVDTFRRQHPGVVGYTYWGYRHNGRKTNKGWRLDYFLVSESIADKVHDSYILPDVTGSDHCPIGLVLEL from the exons GGTGAGCAAGAGCGCCATGGGTTCTAGACGACCCATTTCCAGTTCTTCGAGACCCATTTTGGCAATCTCCGAGgacaagaaaaaagataaacctTTGAAAGGATTGATGGCGACGAACCCAAATCTCGAGAAGCCTGTTATTAAG GAACATAGAGCGGAGAGCAGTTCAGATGAGTTTGAGAGTTTTAAGGATGACCCGTCAAGCATTGAGAAAATGACAGTTCAGGAACTGAGAACTACATtgag GAGGGTTGGGGTTCCTGCCAAAGGTAGTAAACGTGACCTTGTATCGGCCTTGAAGGTGTATGCGGCCAAGAAGATAAATG GTGAGCATTGTCAAATGACAGAAGATAAAATCTTGTCCATTTCTGCTGAAAGCCTTTCAGAGGATAGGGAAgatgaaaatttatatgatgaagatggagTTAAAAATGTCAGCGCTTTTTCAGAGGTTCATGGAATTCAACGGAGTAAGAGAAGGTTGAAACAATCCGGAGTTGAATATAAGGTTGTAACAACTAGACAGAAGTTGTCAGCTAAAACTGATGAGGTTTCAG GCGGGAAGCTCTCAAGGACAAAGAGGAAAGTATCTTCCGAGAGTGCTACTGTTGGTGTTAAGACTGATGAGGAAGTTAATACACCCACAATGGAATCTGAACCATGGACAGTTCTTGCCCACAAGAAGCCTCAGAAAGGTTGGATTCCTTATAATCCTAAAACCATGAGGCCTCCACCTCTTAATGGTGATACAAAGTCTGTGAAGCTAATGTCTTGGAATGTCAATGGATTGAGAGCGTTGTTGAAGTTAGAGGGATTCTCTGCACTGGAACTTGCTCAAAGGGAGGATTTTGATGTATTATGCTTGCAGGAGACCAAACTGCAG aaaaaggatattgaaggAATTAAGCGGAGTCTGATAGATGGCTATGAAAATAGTTTCTGGACGTGTAGTGTTTCCAAGCTTGGTTATTCTGGAACTGCAATTATTTCACGG ATAAAGCCACTTTCAGTCAGATATGGCCTCGGCATAGCAGATCATGATAGTGAGGGGCGGCTAGTGACAGCTGAATTTGATTCATTTTATCTGATTAGTGGATATGTTCCTAATTCTGGAGATGGTCTGAAGAGACTG TCATACAGGGTCACAGAATGGGATACATCCCTCAGCAATTACATGAAA GAACTCGAAAAGTCAAAGCCTGTTGTTTTAACTGGTGATCTGAATTGTGCTCATGAAGAGATAGACATATTTAACCCTGCT GGAAACAAAAGAAGTGCTGGTTTTACAGATGAAGAAAGGCAATCATTTGGGACAAACTTCTTGTCTAAGGGATTTGTGGATACCTTTAGGAGACAACATCCTGGTGTTGTAGGATATACTTACTGGGGTTATAGACACAACGGacgcaaaactaacaaag GGTGGCGGCTCGATTACTTCCTTGTATCAGAATCCATTGCGGACAAGGTTCACGACTCCTACATTCTCCCTGATGTTACCGGTAGTGATCATTGCCCTATTGGCCTTGTACTCGAGCTGTAG
- the LOC107431641 gene encoding DNA-(apurinic or apyrimidinic site) endonuclease, chloroplastic isoform X5, with protein MNQIQSFQLVAPGSFRIAALVSLRVSKSAMGSRRPISSSSRPILAISEDKKKDKPLKGLMATNPNLEKPVIKEHRAESSSDEFESFKDDPSSIEKMTVQELRTTLRRVGVPAKGSKRDLVSALKVYAAKKINGEHCQMTEDKILSISAESLSEDREDENLYDEDGVKNVSAFSEVHGIQRSKRRLKQSGVEYKVVTTRQKLSAKTDEVSGGKLSRTKRKVSSESATVGVKTDEEVNTPTMESEPWTVLAHKKPQKGWIPYNPKTMRPPPLNGDTKSVKLMSWNVNGLRALLKLEGFSALELAQREDFDVLCLQETKLQKKDIEGIKRSLIDGYENSFWTCSVSKLGYSGTAIISRIKPLSVRYGLGIADHDSEGRLVTAEFDSFYLISGYVPNSGDGLKRLSYRVTEWDTSLSNYMKELEKSKPVVLTGDLNCAHEEIDIFNPAGNKRSAGFTDEERQSFGTNFLSKGFVDTFRRQHPGVVGYTYWGYRHNGRKTNKGWRLDYFLVSESIADKVHDSYILPDVTGSDHCPIGLVLEL; from the exons GGTGAGCAAGAGCGCCATGGGTTCTAGACGACCCATTTCCAGTTCTTCGAGACCCATTTTGGCAATCTCCGAGgacaagaaaaaagataaacctTTGAAAGGATTGATGGCGACGAACCCAAATCTCGAGAAGCCTGTTATTAAG GAACATAGAGCGGAGAGCAGTTCAGATGAGTTTGAGAGTTTTAAGGATGACCCGTCAAGCATTGAGAAAATGACAGTTCAGGAACTGAGAACTACATtgag GAGGGTTGGGGTTCCTGCCAAAGGTAGTAAACGTGACCTTGTATCGGCCTTGAAGGTGTATGCGGCCAAGAAGATAAATG GTGAGCATTGTCAAATGACAGAAGATAAAATCTTGTCCATTTCTGCTGAAAGCCTTTCAGAGGATAGGGAAgatgaaaatttatatgatgaagatggagTTAAAAATGTCAGCGCTTTTTCAGAGGTTCATGGAATTCAACGGAGTAAGAGAAGGTTGAAACAATCCGGAGTTGAATATAAGGTTGTAACAACTAGACAGAAGTTGTCAGCTAAAACTGATGAGGTTTCAG GCGGGAAGCTCTCAAGGACAAAGAGGAAAGTATCTTCCGAGAGTGCTACTGTTGGTGTTAAGACTGATGAGGAAGTTAATACACCCACAATGGAATCTGAACCATGGACAGTTCTTGCCCACAAGAAGCCTCAGAAAGGTTGGATTCCTTATAATCCTAAAACCATGAGGCCTCCACCTCTTAATGGTGATACAAAGTCTGTGAAGCTAATGTCTTGGAATGTCAATGGATTGAGAGCGTTGTTGAAGTTAGAGGGATTCTCTGCACTGGAACTTGCTCAAAGGGAGGATTTTGATGTATTATGCTTGCAGGAGACCAAACTGCAG aaaaaggatattgaaggAATTAAGCGGAGTCTGATAGATGGCTATGAAAATAGTTTCTGGACGTGTAGTGTTTCCAAGCTTGGTTATTCTGGAACTGCAATTATTTCACGG ATAAAGCCACTTTCAGTCAGATATGGCCTCGGCATAGCAGATCATGATAGTGAGGGGCGGCTAGTGACAGCTGAATTTGATTCATTTTATCTGATTAGTGGATATGTTCCTAATTCTGGAGATGGTCTGAAGAGACTG TCATACAGGGTCACAGAATGGGATACATCCCTCAGCAATTACATGAAA GAACTCGAAAAGTCAAAGCCTGTTGTTTTAACTGGTGATCTGAATTGTGCTCATGAAGAGATAGACATATTTAACCCTGCT GGAAACAAAAGAAGTGCTGGTTTTACAGATGAAGAAAGGCAATCATTTGGGACAAACTTCTTGTCTAAGGGATTTGTGGATACCTTTAGGAGACAACATCCTGGTGTTGTAGGATATACTTACTGGGGTTATAGACACAACGGacgcaaaactaacaaag GGTGGCGGCTCGATTACTTCCTTGTATCAGAATCCATTGCGGACAAGGTTCACGACTCCTACATTCTCCCTGATGTTACCGGTAGTGATCATTGCCCTATTGGCCTTGTACTCGAGCTGTAG
- the LOC107431641 gene encoding DNA-(apurinic or apyrimidinic site) endonuclease, chloroplastic isoform X6, producing MLTYAVVAPGSFRIAALVSLRVSKSAMGSRRPISSSSRPILAISEDKKKDKPLKGLMATNPNLEKPVIKEHRAESSSDEFESFKDDPSSIEKMTVQELRTTLRRVGVPAKGSKRDLVSALKVYAAKKINGEHCQMTEDKILSISAESLSEDREDENLYDEDGVKNVSAFSEVHGIQRSKRRLKQSGVEYKVVTTRQKLSAKTDEVSGGKLSRTKRKVSSESATVGVKTDEEVNTPTMESEPWTVLAHKKPQKGWIPYNPKTMRPPPLNGDTKSVKLMSWNVNGLRALLKLEGFSALELAQREDFDVLCLQETKLQKKDIEGIKRSLIDGYENSFWTCSVSKLGYSGTAIISRIKPLSVRYGLGIADHDSEGRLVTAEFDSFYLISGYVPNSGDGLKRLSYRVTEWDTSLSNYMKELEKSKPVVLTGDLNCAHEEIDIFNPAGNKRSAGFTDEERQSFGTNFLSKGFVDTFRRQHPGVVGYTYWGYRHNGRKTNKGWRLDYFLVSESIADKVHDSYILPDVTGSDHCPIGLVLEL from the exons GGTGAGCAAGAGCGCCATGGGTTCTAGACGACCCATTTCCAGTTCTTCGAGACCCATTTTGGCAATCTCCGAGgacaagaaaaaagataaacctTTGAAAGGATTGATGGCGACGAACCCAAATCTCGAGAAGCCTGTTATTAAG GAACATAGAGCGGAGAGCAGTTCAGATGAGTTTGAGAGTTTTAAGGATGACCCGTCAAGCATTGAGAAAATGACAGTTCAGGAACTGAGAACTACATtgag GAGGGTTGGGGTTCCTGCCAAAGGTAGTAAACGTGACCTTGTATCGGCCTTGAAGGTGTATGCGGCCAAGAAGATAAATG GTGAGCATTGTCAAATGACAGAAGATAAAATCTTGTCCATTTCTGCTGAAAGCCTTTCAGAGGATAGGGAAgatgaaaatttatatgatgaagatggagTTAAAAATGTCAGCGCTTTTTCAGAGGTTCATGGAATTCAACGGAGTAAGAGAAGGTTGAAACAATCCGGAGTTGAATATAAGGTTGTAACAACTAGACAGAAGTTGTCAGCTAAAACTGATGAGGTTTCAG GCGGGAAGCTCTCAAGGACAAAGAGGAAAGTATCTTCCGAGAGTGCTACTGTTGGTGTTAAGACTGATGAGGAAGTTAATACACCCACAATGGAATCTGAACCATGGACAGTTCTTGCCCACAAGAAGCCTCAGAAAGGTTGGATTCCTTATAATCCTAAAACCATGAGGCCTCCACCTCTTAATGGTGATACAAAGTCTGTGAAGCTAATGTCTTGGAATGTCAATGGATTGAGAGCGTTGTTGAAGTTAGAGGGATTCTCTGCACTGGAACTTGCTCAAAGGGAGGATTTTGATGTATTATGCTTGCAGGAGACCAAACTGCAG aaaaaggatattgaaggAATTAAGCGGAGTCTGATAGATGGCTATGAAAATAGTTTCTGGACGTGTAGTGTTTCCAAGCTTGGTTATTCTGGAACTGCAATTATTTCACGG ATAAAGCCACTTTCAGTCAGATATGGCCTCGGCATAGCAGATCATGATAGTGAGGGGCGGCTAGTGACAGCTGAATTTGATTCATTTTATCTGATTAGTGGATATGTTCCTAATTCTGGAGATGGTCTGAAGAGACTG TCATACAGGGTCACAGAATGGGATACATCCCTCAGCAATTACATGAAA GAACTCGAAAAGTCAAAGCCTGTTGTTTTAACTGGTGATCTGAATTGTGCTCATGAAGAGATAGACATATTTAACCCTGCT GGAAACAAAAGAAGTGCTGGTTTTACAGATGAAGAAAGGCAATCATTTGGGACAAACTTCTTGTCTAAGGGATTTGTGGATACCTTTAGGAGACAACATCCTGGTGTTGTAGGATATACTTACTGGGGTTATAGACACAACGGacgcaaaactaacaaag GGTGGCGGCTCGATTACTTCCTTGTATCAGAATCCATTGCGGACAAGGTTCACGACTCCTACATTCTCCCTGATGTTACCGGTAGTGATCATTGCCCTATTGGCCTTGTACTCGAGCTGTAG
- the LOC107431641 gene encoding DNA-(apurinic or apyrimidinic site) endonuclease, chloroplastic isoform X3, with amino-acid sequence MNQIQSFQLGFKAFTKVAPGSFRIAALVSLRVSKSAMGSRRPISSSSRPILAISEDKKKDKPLKGLMATNPNLEKPVIKEHRAESSSDEFESFKDDPSSIEKMTVQELRTTLRRVGVPAKGSKRDLVSALKVYAAKKINGEHCQMTEDKILSISAESLSEDREDENLYDEDGVKNVSAFSEVHGIQRSKRRLKQSGVEYKVVTTRQKLSAKTDEVSGGKLSRTKRKVSSESATVGVKTDEEVNTPTMESEPWTVLAHKKPQKGWIPYNPKTMRPPPLNGDTKSVKLMSWNVNGLRALLKLEGFSALELAQREDFDVLCLQETKLQKKDIEGIKRSLIDGYENSFWTCSVSKLGYSGTAIISRIKPLSVRYGLGIADHDSEGRLVTAEFDSFYLISGYVPNSGDGLKRLSYRVTEWDTSLSNYMKELEKSKPVVLTGDLNCAHEEIDIFNPAGNKRSAGFTDEERQSFGTNFLSKGFVDTFRRQHPGVVGYTYWGYRHNGRKTNKGWRLDYFLVSESIADKVHDSYILPDVTGSDHCPIGLVLEL; translated from the exons GGTGAGCAAGAGCGCCATGGGTTCTAGACGACCCATTTCCAGTTCTTCGAGACCCATTTTGGCAATCTCCGAGgacaagaaaaaagataaacctTTGAAAGGATTGATGGCGACGAACCCAAATCTCGAGAAGCCTGTTATTAAG GAACATAGAGCGGAGAGCAGTTCAGATGAGTTTGAGAGTTTTAAGGATGACCCGTCAAGCATTGAGAAAATGACAGTTCAGGAACTGAGAACTACATtgag GAGGGTTGGGGTTCCTGCCAAAGGTAGTAAACGTGACCTTGTATCGGCCTTGAAGGTGTATGCGGCCAAGAAGATAAATG GTGAGCATTGTCAAATGACAGAAGATAAAATCTTGTCCATTTCTGCTGAAAGCCTTTCAGAGGATAGGGAAgatgaaaatttatatgatgaagatggagTTAAAAATGTCAGCGCTTTTTCAGAGGTTCATGGAATTCAACGGAGTAAGAGAAGGTTGAAACAATCCGGAGTTGAATATAAGGTTGTAACAACTAGACAGAAGTTGTCAGCTAAAACTGATGAGGTTTCAG GCGGGAAGCTCTCAAGGACAAAGAGGAAAGTATCTTCCGAGAGTGCTACTGTTGGTGTTAAGACTGATGAGGAAGTTAATACACCCACAATGGAATCTGAACCATGGACAGTTCTTGCCCACAAGAAGCCTCAGAAAGGTTGGATTCCTTATAATCCTAAAACCATGAGGCCTCCACCTCTTAATGGTGATACAAAGTCTGTGAAGCTAATGTCTTGGAATGTCAATGGATTGAGAGCGTTGTTGAAGTTAGAGGGATTCTCTGCACTGGAACTTGCTCAAAGGGAGGATTTTGATGTATTATGCTTGCAGGAGACCAAACTGCAG aaaaaggatattgaaggAATTAAGCGGAGTCTGATAGATGGCTATGAAAATAGTTTCTGGACGTGTAGTGTTTCCAAGCTTGGTTATTCTGGAACTGCAATTATTTCACGG ATAAAGCCACTTTCAGTCAGATATGGCCTCGGCATAGCAGATCATGATAGTGAGGGGCGGCTAGTGACAGCTGAATTTGATTCATTTTATCTGATTAGTGGATATGTTCCTAATTCTGGAGATGGTCTGAAGAGACTG TCATACAGGGTCACAGAATGGGATACATCCCTCAGCAATTACATGAAA GAACTCGAAAAGTCAAAGCCTGTTGTTTTAACTGGTGATCTGAATTGTGCTCATGAAGAGATAGACATATTTAACCCTGCT GGAAACAAAAGAAGTGCTGGTTTTACAGATGAAGAAAGGCAATCATTTGGGACAAACTTCTTGTCTAAGGGATTTGTGGATACCTTTAGGAGACAACATCCTGGTGTTGTAGGATATACTTACTGGGGTTATAGACACAACGGacgcaaaactaacaaag GGTGGCGGCTCGATTACTTCCTTGTATCAGAATCCATTGCGGACAAGGTTCACGACTCCTACATTCTCCCTGATGTTACCGGTAGTGATCATTGCCCTATTGGCCTTGTACTCGAGCTGTAG
- the LOC107431641 gene encoding DNA-(apurinic or apyrimidinic site) endonuclease, chloroplastic isoform X1, with amino-acid sequence MLTYAVLVLSHHESNSIISISYAVVAPGSFRIAALVSLRVSKSAMGSRRPISSSSRPILAISEDKKKDKPLKGLMATNPNLEKPVIKEHRAESSSDEFESFKDDPSSIEKMTVQELRTTLRRVGVPAKGSKRDLVSALKVYAAKKINGEHCQMTEDKILSISAESLSEDREDENLYDEDGVKNVSAFSEVHGIQRSKRRLKQSGVEYKVVTTRQKLSAKTDEVSGGKLSRTKRKVSSESATVGVKTDEEVNTPTMESEPWTVLAHKKPQKGWIPYNPKTMRPPPLNGDTKSVKLMSWNVNGLRALLKLEGFSALELAQREDFDVLCLQETKLQKKDIEGIKRSLIDGYENSFWTCSVSKLGYSGTAIISRIKPLSVRYGLGIADHDSEGRLVTAEFDSFYLISGYVPNSGDGLKRLSYRVTEWDTSLSNYMKELEKSKPVVLTGDLNCAHEEIDIFNPAGNKRSAGFTDEERQSFGTNFLSKGFVDTFRRQHPGVVGYTYWGYRHNGRKTNKGWRLDYFLVSESIADKVHDSYILPDVTGSDHCPIGLVLEL; translated from the exons GGTGAGCAAGAGCGCCATGGGTTCTAGACGACCCATTTCCAGTTCTTCGAGACCCATTTTGGCAATCTCCGAGgacaagaaaaaagataaacctTTGAAAGGATTGATGGCGACGAACCCAAATCTCGAGAAGCCTGTTATTAAG GAACATAGAGCGGAGAGCAGTTCAGATGAGTTTGAGAGTTTTAAGGATGACCCGTCAAGCATTGAGAAAATGACAGTTCAGGAACTGAGAACTACATtgag GAGGGTTGGGGTTCCTGCCAAAGGTAGTAAACGTGACCTTGTATCGGCCTTGAAGGTGTATGCGGCCAAGAAGATAAATG GTGAGCATTGTCAAATGACAGAAGATAAAATCTTGTCCATTTCTGCTGAAAGCCTTTCAGAGGATAGGGAAgatgaaaatttatatgatgaagatggagTTAAAAATGTCAGCGCTTTTTCAGAGGTTCATGGAATTCAACGGAGTAAGAGAAGGTTGAAACAATCCGGAGTTGAATATAAGGTTGTAACAACTAGACAGAAGTTGTCAGCTAAAACTGATGAGGTTTCAG GCGGGAAGCTCTCAAGGACAAAGAGGAAAGTATCTTCCGAGAGTGCTACTGTTGGTGTTAAGACTGATGAGGAAGTTAATACACCCACAATGGAATCTGAACCATGGACAGTTCTTGCCCACAAGAAGCCTCAGAAAGGTTGGATTCCTTATAATCCTAAAACCATGAGGCCTCCACCTCTTAATGGTGATACAAAGTCTGTGAAGCTAATGTCTTGGAATGTCAATGGATTGAGAGCGTTGTTGAAGTTAGAGGGATTCTCTGCACTGGAACTTGCTCAAAGGGAGGATTTTGATGTATTATGCTTGCAGGAGACCAAACTGCAG aaaaaggatattgaaggAATTAAGCGGAGTCTGATAGATGGCTATGAAAATAGTTTCTGGACGTGTAGTGTTTCCAAGCTTGGTTATTCTGGAACTGCAATTATTTCACGG ATAAAGCCACTTTCAGTCAGATATGGCCTCGGCATAGCAGATCATGATAGTGAGGGGCGGCTAGTGACAGCTGAATTTGATTCATTTTATCTGATTAGTGGATATGTTCCTAATTCTGGAGATGGTCTGAAGAGACTG TCATACAGGGTCACAGAATGGGATACATCCCTCAGCAATTACATGAAA GAACTCGAAAAGTCAAAGCCTGTTGTTTTAACTGGTGATCTGAATTGTGCTCATGAAGAGATAGACATATTTAACCCTGCT GGAAACAAAAGAAGTGCTGGTTTTACAGATGAAGAAAGGCAATCATTTGGGACAAACTTCTTGTCTAAGGGATTTGTGGATACCTTTAGGAGACAACATCCTGGTGTTGTAGGATATACTTACTGGGGTTATAGACACAACGGacgcaaaactaacaaag GGTGGCGGCTCGATTACTTCCTTGTATCAGAATCCATTGCGGACAAGGTTCACGACTCCTACATTCTCCCTGATGTTACCGGTAGTGATCATTGCCCTATTGGCCTTGTACTCGAGCTGTAG